One Eurosta solidaginis isolate ZX-2024a chromosome 1, ASM4086904v1, whole genome shotgun sequence genomic window, tacgattttttgaattatttcgatccatgcgccacctatctgagttttttataccttttatgaacatgaaatggtatattaactttggtccgatttttgtaatgttgaaaaatatagaagatagactcaccactaagtataccgaattgatcagggcgacgaattttgagataaaaaaataaataaaaggatgtatttttgtattatattagacatttgtcggatccggtaggatctgaccactataacatatatctcccatacaaccgatcgttcagataagtcgtttttggccattcctgccgcaatttagaaagtataaacgtgaaactcggtgatatatattctaatatatcatagaagatatcctgaaaaaatcactttgatcggagctatatatagttatatcccatataaccgatcgttcagatggaaagattttggaccatttctcccttaatttcgaatataaaaatgttaaacttggtgatatttattctaatatatcatagaagatttcctgaaaaaatcactttatcGGAGCTATATGCATATAGTATATGTATAcctatcccatataaccgatcgttcagatagaaagatttttggccatttctcccttagtttcaaatataaaaatgtgaaacttggtgatatatattctaatatatcatagaagatttcctgtaaaaatcatttcgatcggaactatgtgtaatatatatcccatacaaccgatcgttcagataagggggtttttgtcatttttttatatttatcttaaaatcgtttaggtatgtacatctgttcactatatatttcttatcttatacagcgcattatttggagattacgaatgggataagattattgttcagacccattcatggaaggtatgtagtcttcggaacagccgaagacagtcccgtccttacttgttatttcttattattgcattgtcattgtagcttatcgggaagttaattaatcTTTAATTACGAAATTCGttcggccgctacacagagtcaagctaaacaataactttaaacgcgtttttctcgaaaacttgttttcgcacaatacggtcgtttcatgattccaggtcaaaTATATTACAAGACATGTATTTTTGTGAAAAGGGTCCTAGGACTCGAAACGGGGAGAAACTCCCATTCTCACCATTCCCTGAGTCTCAAGAATCCTAACGAGTATAATGATAATTCTGTAGCGAGCATAGATACTTCAGTGGATTTGGGTACTTGTAGACTCGTGCAACTTAAGAATATTTACCTAGGAAAATACATAAATTCATTGTAACGTAGTAATTAAAACTAATTATAAATGTGGAACAGATTTGCATACAGTTAAAATTTATAAGTtaacgcacatacatacatatgtacatatgtatgtacattagggcgggtcgatttaaaattcgctcattgctctgtgaaaatcgtattctagggatcaaaataagaaactttgccgaacgcaccatacctctaaaacgaattctaatgtcccccaatttgggtccaacttttgggtaggggcactttcaattctacctgctgtgtcttgtggtggcttaaaaaaaacagcacaagcaattttacgatctccaactgtgtcacagtgataccttcattttttaaaacggttgaataaaaaacccactcaactatgtttacgacatgcaaatgcatcacagtgatgccttggttttaaaagggggttgtaaaaacgctaatttctaataattttttttaatttcttctctattactaagttaaattcattttttcatttacatatgttctgactaaataaatttctaaagagaaaaataaactccaaaaagaaaaaacataggcatttcaaagtgggatttttcaaaatttgcccctacgacccaaagggggggacatcagaaatcgttttagaggtatggttccttcggcaaagtttcttattttgatccctagaatatgattttcacagagcaatgggcgatttttttgcctccccacaaatcgacccggacTAATGTACATACTTATGTAGTTATAAGAAACAGTGCAATGCACACCTGCATAGCTTGAGCTTCATCTCTTCGCTCATCCTCTGTATTCATCGTTACGAACCGCAACACAAGTAAATTCAGTGAAGCAGCCACAATAGCCAAACCGAATAATATGAATATCAATGAGAACATTACATATTGTGGTTTATTATTGAGCGCATTATCCTTTTGTAAAGCTACCATGTCACCAAAAcctaaagaaattaaaaaaaaatcaaaaaatttaaatgtaggtGCAAATGTATATTTATGCCGACACTTACCTATTGTAGTTAAAGTAATAAAACAGTAATATACTGAATCGAAATAGCTCCAACCTTCATAGCGTGAAAAGGCTGCAGCACCACCAGCTATTGTTAGGGAGCTCAGCGTTGTCACAACGCATATTAAATCTACTTCAGATGCCGCAGTTCGTTTACAACGTAGAGACTTTCTCACTGCTTGTATAACATAGCTGTGATCAATGCGATTGAAGTGGAGACAATTGTGCGCATGCGCACATTGATCAAGGataaaacatatgtacatattaatatAGTTGATTGACCATGAAAAAATcatgttaaaataaaattatatgtgTCCTCGAAtaatgaaacgaccctattgtgcggaTATACCGTTCTTCACTtgttgagtgattcttatagcaaagaggataaatacaataagagccgtcactcgttattttttaggcatttactcgatgtatactgagaggtagtcgctacttttttttgggcgagatgtttataaatgttttctatacattttcgtggggcttttgtgattatttttccgactgtatttaactaacttatttaattctctttccaaaaatcgcagttgcacaaggggcctacacggcatggataaatgcgagacaattaaaaatgtccctcttagaaaacattcggcatcaattttttcaatttccagcgaaatactcgccacaaaataacgagtgacggctcttattgtatttatcctctttgcttatagctgcagacattggtgcgttatcggtaaccgtatcgattACCTtgaaacagctgattcgaccaaccttatgggaatcaatgcaatcgattattggtgccgctaaggtcgtaaccgtatcgtagccaaccaattggtttttggttttccgccgtaacgataaacagctgattacgttagggatacgactacagtgaTACGACAAACAGCCCCAATGACTTCgctttataggaaatttaacacTCTTTCCAATTAGAGATATACACCGCCGCTAAACGCCGCCGctgccgattttggtcgttttacgcacgccgccgccgaatgtcgtATTTTCTACTGGTTTAAgactgtcgaaaattggtcggatatggtggaaagtggtatcaacggatgcccatcactgccagttataagaaactaattgcgaaatttaaatctttctaaccgttcaaaggttatttaaaaaaacaggcgctttcgatgtcagcttaacacggactttgcatcacccaattcaccaagttattaaaacaaaacactaaaagaaaagttatgtaataaatttacatatatgctcactttgcatatttttttttttcaaaaattaataatgaacaatgaattcaaataaaatgacccaaggcgaacatgttttcaaattcaattgtcctcaagttgttaaaaaggcAAAATTCCCAAAACaagttccaattttttttttaattttatattgcgattggctgataGAATAAGCGAAATAAGTGATGCAAAATCTTTTAGTAGGTTCTAAGGGCATAAGCACTCCTTTGTAGTGATTCTTAcatcatacttaagttgaggatatatatgtacgtatgagaagggtttgagaaatcacttgggcttacattcaaacatctgttgtttatttgcgaaactatacaatagcgtctgcaatgtaaattttgattttcacacttcatccttcaacacccaagtcttccggtttgacatttcctaaagttagcggccctatccaaaactagtcccttggagtgaatcacattgattatagcctatcaaccgagtttaaatatcacctacacgttacggccccTTTCACAAATGTGAacattcaaagtggtgaagcaaaagttttccccagacagtcgaactaatgaccgtgtgttctactaccctaacgtagtggacagtcaactagtctgaaaactgaagctacgctgtcatccataatgagctcttatatcataagaccggaaaacagcagttaacatctttcaacttaaaatcggtcgacgttcattctaaaatatcgttttgatttaacgaagactattgaaatcaatgttgtgaacacaaacgtctgcaaacgttggtctatattttaaaaattttatccagggtccttgtaaaattttaattatctaGATgagccgaggattatacgattttcacccatgagttacgcaatgacatccacttagactgcttatgatttccaagaccgcatccttggccgaatagacACTCCATAACGTGTCacggtgtttctctggtgtatgtagctcggcagcatagcgcgacaaaaacatccgttagaaagtcttaggAGCTACACCCAGAGCAGTCCTCTAGCTTCTGtgatggcatatggtgtgagggtcaggaggcgtggtagcgattggtggtatggattgctactgttcgcacatcgggaattgtagctcttaatcaccGGGAATGTAGCTCAaaaaaaaactggatgcgccctgtgccacgagagcacgagtattaatagaccattaatagcaaccgtaagtagCTTTTGTGCATGACCGCCAAAGAGccacaaattgtttaaaaaaattgtgttcgcgacgattattagaagTTAACcacaggtgaaactacgctttccACGAGATATTCAGACAAAAGTGTcaccatttttatttatttatttatttatttaagccaattaaaaaagaatcttataggctaattataaaagtgtaaagtagttaacaatgtataataatataaattaccttacttataaaaagtatttaaaatactcagaaagccatctttcgaacaagaaaaatctatctcacaaaatttagaaattctattgagctcaattaaggctctagtaattggagcaagctatgacgcctaacaaaagctagcatggcatacgacttagcaattcacacattaatatgacttaaaaacgaaaacttcgagtcaaatattactcccaaggccttaatttcactaacccgcaacagaggcgagtttgatatttgatacacggtatcaatcaagttgacacgtttcgaaaaagttatttgaaagcacttttttaggttaagtgataaccgattattattacaccagttactaagtttaCCCAAACCTTTttgcaacaataccgcatcatgaaggctatgaataggcaagtatatcttaaggtcatctgcatacagcaagaatcttactttagagaagcaagagcgaatatcattaataaacatgacacaaaacagtggacccaggatactacctcgtggaacaccggaggaagcaacgaatggacgagacctaacaccatcaactacaaccatgcaacgacgattaaataagtaggattcaatccaactcaaaaatactgagtgaaagcccaaacaggctaacttttttatcaaaataacatgggagacccaatcgaatgccttggaaaagtcagtatacacagcgtcaacctgatatcctgtctgaaaagctgcgaggcagtcatccgagaaaatagtcagattagacacagttgaacgtcctggaaaaaatccatgctgctctggacacactaaattctttacacagaaacgttatttatcttggatgatacatCCAAAGGGCTTCGCAATGgtggaaagttttgaaataggcctataattagtaatattatttttattgccgctcttgaaaataAGTGTAATGAACGctactttccacgcatcaataaaagtacctgtagataacgagttattaaaaattaacaacagtggatagactagggaatcacattgtttaaacaaaattgcagagaacccatcgatatcggtactcgtcgacgtcttaagccgaataagcccattaagaacatcttccttagacagtactacattaccgaagtcaatagaagcctgaatattaaaagtaatattaTCATGGTTGACAGAGTCAGAAGTGAAATTGTTCATAAAttattcagcaaaaagatttgcagcgtcctccggagtatcgacagcttcttcagcaagaaaaagagaggacgacatattcgaaactgatttcttcgagttgacaaagttccaaaatgattttgggttaGATTTAAGATTTTCCTCTCTATTTCTTTttagcagacgcagcagtaccaattccaaaaacCGGGGTTAGGTTTGAAgtctctctggagtaagtgaacgagggacaatccctccgcaaggagctactcctgaaaatttgtgaaccatctgcgagattttgaggcaaaacccccggatctttccgaaatggccaaaacgttgatttccttaaataaatacaaacaaaacccttcctaaatataatttttgaaaatagaaaaatcaagctttttaaagtaaggaCACTGgcgtatataatagagcctacgccgccgccgccgataaagtgatcggcgtaaatctcgatttccaatggaacaaaccgcagttttctataGTTCTTAGTTGTTTcgcaaatcgcatttaaagccaaatcggcccacaaatacgatttttttaaatatttcgatccttgcgccacctatcgcagtttttttttcttattattgcattgtcatcgggttctgaactatattccaagttttaagCTGGTAGCTTATCGCTACACAGAGtgaagctaaacaaaaactttaaacgcgttcttctcgaaaacttgttttcgcacaatagggtggtttcatgattccaggtcacatattaaATAatggcagacccggcagacgttgttctgccttaactttggtctagctgcataacttttaataattttttagtgTTGGTGTTAGTGATATTAGAAGATTGAAGGAATGGGCAAAGGACAGGAATAGGAAGGAGAAATGGAAGATTAAGGAGGCGAAGGTGGGAAAGGAAGAGATAAGGAGGAGACTACCTTTCAATTAAAAACAAGCAAATTTTCGGCTAGGATAACGTCTGCCAGGTATGCTTGCTGGAAAGGAAAAAGATAATAATTTACCACTACACATtcgtacatacataagtacatagatatatacatgtataaaggaaGTTAAGGATTTTCTGCAAATGGCCTAGtatcattgcattgcaaactttCATAGCATATTTTTTACAGTATACTATAGTAATTGTTTATAAATTAACCTGCTCAGTCTATTCACTCTTTCTCCAATGCTTTGAAACATAACAAGGCCCAATGGTATACCCACAATTGCATAGCACATTGTGAAGAGTTTACCACCGATTGTGCTTGGTGTAGAATGGCCATAGCCGATAGTAGTCAATACAGTTGTTGCATAATAAAATGCACCAGTAAACTTCCATTGTTGACCAGCTTTATGTGGTTCTGATTTAAGCACAACTGTCTCCATTACCTTAAAGTCCTCTAGTGAGATATTGTATTTTCTAATTATCATATCTTCAACAGCTGCAAAGAGACGAAATAAGATCAATAAGAAATTGGTTAGAAATATAATAAATGGATAAGTACATTTAAGTTGTATACAAATATAACTCAGTCAAACCTAGAcatgttttaatttttaaaataccaTTTCTTATCATTTGTCACTTCACTTTCAGGCTGCCAACAGTTGTGTATGAAGCAGCACGCTTGGCTTTTATAAACTAAGATAACCCTGGGCATACTTTCAATCACATATTACTACAAATCTTGTTGCAAAGATCAGCTTAGAAAAAGGGAACTTAGAAAAATACTGCCTTGGAATTGACTCTTCATAAACTACAATATTTTCTCAAATTATTGTAACCTAAAGAAAGAACAGCTCTACCTTTTCCCAGGGGCCCGTTTCACAAAACATTTAAGTCTTTAAATAAAAGCAAACTTCTTCTGAAAAGGAAAATTCTTTAAAACAAATTCACTTGTATTACAA contains:
- the Task6 gene encoding two pore potassium channel protein sup-9, which translates into the protein MKKQNVRTISLIVCTFTYLLVGAAVFDSLESETEKRRWEALQAVEDMIIRKYNISLEDFKVMETVVLKSEPHKAGQQWKFTGAFYYATTVLTTIGYGHSTPSTIGGKLFTMCYAIVGIPLGLVMFQSIGERVNRLSSYVIQAVRKSLRCKRTAASEVDLICVVTTLSSLTIAGGAAAFSRYEGWSYFDSVYYCFITLTTIGFGDMVALQKDNALNNKPQYVMFSLIFILFGLAIVAASLNLLVLRFVTMNTEDERRDEAQAMQALQVAVKLEGDVITANGSILSGYEGREVTSNSSESTTSMCSCSCARFSANRHKKHQFKARRSPSHIRHLLPEIVPMQDLSYDTHSVYTDGLDIVDTSSVSPSKPHRQLLKRNVSLLSFRI